One window of the Enterobacter huaxiensis genome contains the following:
- the yhcN gene encoding peroxide/acid stress response protein YhcN: MKTKLIIATLGLASVLSFGASAAVSQVNADQAQNLQPMGSVSVTSVTGSPMDIRQELAAKAEKAGASSYRVTELNQGDHWHATAELYK; the protein is encoded by the coding sequence ATGAAAACCAAACTTATCATCGCAACCCTCGGCCTGGCATCCGTTCTCTCTTTCGGCGCGAGCGCAGCCGTTTCGCAGGTGAATGCTGACCAGGCGCAGAATCTACAGCCTATGGGCAGTGTATCCGTAACATCCGTTACCGGTTCTCCGATGGACATCCGTCAGGAACTGGCGGCTAAAGCTGAAAAAGCAGGGGCCAGCAGCTACCGCGTCACCGAACTGAATCAGGGTGACCACTGGCACGCTACAGCTGAACTGTACAAATAA
- the aaeB gene encoding p-hydroxybenzoic acid efflux pump subunit AaeB: MGIFSIASQHLRFAVKLACAIVLALFVGFHFQLETPRWAVLTAAIVAAGPAFAAGGEPYSGAIRYRGMLRIVGTFIGCIAALTIIILMIRTPLLMLMVCCIWAGFCTWVSSLVKVENSYAWGLAGYTALIIVITIQTEPLLAPQFAVERCSEIVIGIVCAIVADLLFSPRSIKQEVDRELDALIVAQYQLMQQCIAHGDSEEVDKAWSGLVRRTQALEGMRSNLNMESSRWTRANRRLKALNTVSLTLITQACETYLIQNTRPEVVTDTFRELFAEPVETVQDVHRQLKRMRRVIAWTGERDTPVTIYTWVGAATRYLLLKRGVISNTKISAAEEEVLQGEVVIKAESAERHHAMVNFWRTTLACMLGTLFWLWTGWTSGSGAMVMIAVVTALAMRLPNPRMVAVDFLYGTIAALPLGAFYFLVILPSTQQSMLLLCISLAVMAFFIGIEVQKRRLGSLGALASTINILVLDNPMTFHFSQFLDSALGQLVGCFLAMMVILLVRDNSQARTGRVLLNQFVSAAVSSLTTNTARRKENHLPALYQQLFLLLNKFPGDIAKFRLALTMIIAHQRLRNAPVPINDDLSAYHRKLRHTADHVIAASSDDKRRRYFTQLLEELDVYQEKLKTWEAPPQVTEPVGRLVFMLHRYQNALTDS; encoded by the coding sequence ATGGGTATCTTCTCCATCGCCAGCCAGCACCTCCGCTTCGCCGTGAAGCTGGCGTGCGCCATTGTGCTGGCGCTGTTTGTTGGCTTTCACTTCCAGCTTGAAACACCCCGCTGGGCGGTGCTGACGGCCGCCATCGTCGCGGCTGGCCCCGCGTTTGCTGCGGGCGGCGAACCCTATTCTGGCGCCATCCGCTACCGTGGGATGCTGCGTATTGTCGGGACGTTTATTGGCTGTATCGCCGCGCTCACCATCATTATTTTGATGATCCGCACGCCGCTGCTGATGCTCATGGTCTGCTGCATCTGGGCCGGGTTCTGTACCTGGGTCTCCTCGCTGGTGAAAGTGGAGAACTCCTATGCCTGGGGGCTGGCTGGCTATACCGCGCTGATCATTGTCATCACTATTCAGACCGAGCCGCTGCTTGCCCCGCAGTTTGCCGTCGAACGCTGCAGCGAAATTGTGATTGGTATCGTCTGCGCGATTGTGGCGGATTTGCTGTTCTCGCCGCGATCCATCAAGCAGGAGGTCGATCGTGAACTCGATGCGCTCATTGTTGCTCAGTACCAGTTGATGCAGCAGTGCATTGCGCATGGTGACAGTGAAGAGGTCGACAAGGCCTGGAGCGGCCTGGTGCGCCGCACGCAGGCGCTGGAAGGAATGCGAAGCAACCTCAACATGGAATCTTCGCGTTGGACCCGCGCCAACCGCCGCCTTAAAGCGCTCAACACCGTCTCCTTAACGCTGATCACCCAGGCGTGTGAAACCTATCTGATTCAGAATACGCGTCCGGAAGTGGTCACTGATACCTTCCGCGAGCTGTTTGCCGAGCCTGTTGAAACGGTGCAGGACGTGCACAGGCAGCTTAAGCGTATGCGCCGGGTGATCGCGTGGACGGGCGAGCGCGACACCCCTGTGACAATCTACACCTGGGTAGGCGCCGCGACGCGTTACCTGCTGCTGAAGCGCGGTGTGATTAGCAATACCAAAATCAGCGCGGCAGAAGAAGAGGTGCTGCAGGGTGAGGTGGTGATCAAGGCGGAATCGGCTGAACGCCATCATGCGATGGTTAACTTCTGGCGCACGACGCTGGCCTGTATGCTCGGCACGCTGTTCTGGCTGTGGACCGGCTGGACGTCCGGCAGCGGCGCGATGGTGATGATTGCCGTTGTGACCGCGCTGGCGATGCGTTTGCCCAACCCGCGCATGGTCGCCGTCGACTTCCTGTACGGAACGATAGCCGCGCTACCGCTGGGTGCCTTCTATTTTCTGGTCATTCTACCGTCGACGCAGCAGAGCATGCTGTTGCTCTGTATCAGCCTGGCGGTCATGGCGTTCTTTATCGGGATAGAGGTGCAAAAGCGCCGTCTGGGATCGCTGGGCGCCCTCGCGAGTACCATCAATATCCTGGTGCTGGATAACCCCATGACGTTTCACTTCAGCCAGTTCCTCGACAGTGCGTTAGGGCAGCTGGTGGGCTGTTTCCTGGCGATGATGGTTATCCTGCTGGTGCGCGATAACTCGCAGGCACGTACCGGCCGCGTACTGCTGAATCAGTTTGTATCGGCTGCCGTATCGTCCCTGACGACCAACACCGCGCGCCGCAAAGAGAACCATCTTCCCGCGCTGTATCAGCAGCTGTTTTTACTGCTGAACAAATTCCCGGGGGATATCGCGAAGTTCCGTCTGGCGTTAACGATGATCATTGCCCACCAGCGTCTGCGAAATGCGCCAGTGCCGATCAATGACGATCTCTCTGCGTATCACCGCAAACTGCGGCATACCGCTGACCATGTGATCGCCGCCTCCAGCGATGACAAGCGGCGTCGTTACTTTACGCAGCTGCTGGAAGAGCTGGATGTCTACCAGGAAAAGCTGAAGACCTGGGAAGCGCCGCCGCAGGTGACCGAGCCGGTAGGCCGGCTGGTCTTTATGCTGCATCGCTATCAAAACGCCCTCACCGATAGCTGA
- the rplM gene encoding 50S ribosomal protein L13 produces MKTFTAKPETVQRDWYVVDATGKTLGRLATELARRLRGKHKAEYTPHVDTGDYIIVLNADKVAVTGNKRTDKVYYHHTGHIGGIKEATFEEMIARRPERVIEIAVKGMLPKGPLGRAMFRKLKVYAGNEHNHAAQQPQVLDI; encoded by the coding sequence ATGAAAACTTTTACAGCTAAACCAGAAACCGTACAGCGCGACTGGTATGTTGTTGACGCGACCGGTAAAACTCTGGGCCGTCTGGCTACTGAACTGGCTCGTCGCCTGCGCGGTAAGCACAAAGCGGAATACACTCCGCACGTTGATACCGGTGATTACATCATCGTTCTGAACGCTGATAAAGTTGCTGTAACCGGCAACAAGCGTACTGACAAAGTGTACTATCACCACACCGGCCACATCGGTGGTATCAAAGAAGCGACCTTTGAAGAGATGATTGCTCGCCGTCCTGAGCGTGTGATTGAAATCGCGGTTAAAGGCATGCTGCCAAAAGGCCCGCTGGGTCGTGCTATGTTCCGTAAACTGAAAGTTTACGCAGGCAACGAGCACAACCACGCGGCACAGCAACCGCAAGTTCTTGACATCTAA
- the rpsI gene encoding 30S ribosomal protein S9, with protein sequence MAENQYYGTGRRKSSAARVFIKPGSGKIVINQRSLEQYFGRETARMVVRQPLELVDMVEKLDLYITVKGGGISGQAGAIRHGITRALMEYDESLRSELRKAGFVTRDARQVERKKVGLRKARRRPQFSKR encoded by the coding sequence ATGGCTGAAAATCAATACTACGGCACTGGTCGCCGCAAAAGTTCCGCAGCTCGCGTGTTCATCAAACCGGGCAGCGGTAAAATCGTAATCAACCAACGTTCTCTGGAACAGTACTTCGGTCGTGAAACTGCCCGCATGGTAGTTCGCCAGCCGCTGGAACTGGTTGATATGGTAGAAAAACTGGATCTGTACATCACCGTTAAAGGTGGTGGTATCTCCGGTCAGGCAGGTGCGATCCGTCACGGTATCACCCGCGCTCTGATGGAGTACGACGAATCCCTGCGTTCTGAACTGCGTAAAGCTGGCTTCGTTACTCGTGACGCGCGTCAGGTTGAACGTAAGAAAGTGGGTCTGCGTAAAGCACGTCGTCGTCCACAGTTCTCCAAGCGTTAA
- a CDS encoding barstar family protein, with the protein MKIYTFDFDEIDSQEDFYREFIRVFNLDQKSVTNLDTLWDVVTGSQLPLPLEIEFTHLPEKLRRRFGALILLFDEAEEELEGQLRFNARPT; encoded by the coding sequence ATGAAAATCTATACCTTTGATTTTGACGAGATCGACAGTCAGGAAGACTTCTATCGCGAATTTATTCGGGTGTTCAACCTGGATCAGAAAAGCGTGACTAACCTTGATACGCTGTGGGATGTCGTTACCGGTAGCCAACTGCCGTTACCGCTGGAGATCGAGTTTACCCATTTGCCTGAAAAGCTTCGCAGACGTTTTGGCGCGCTGATTCTGTTATTTGATGAAGCAGAAGAAGAGCTGGAAGGGCAGTTGCGTTTTAACGCGCGGCCGACATAA
- the degQ gene encoding serine endoprotease DegQ — MKKKNQLLSALALSVGLSLSASFPAGAALPSQVPGQAAIPSLAPMLEKVLPAVVSVQVEGTARQSQRVPEELKKYFGDDAPDQQAQPFEGLGSGVIIDAAKGYVLTNNHVINQADKISIQLNDGREFDAKLIGGDDQSDIALLQVQNPSNLKQITIADSDALRVGDFAVAVGNPFGLGQTATSGIISALGRSGLNLEGLENFIQTDASINRGNSGGALLNLNGELIGINTAILAPGGGSIGIGFAIPSNMAKTLSQQLIQFGEVKRGLLGIKGMEMSADIAKAFKLNVQRGAFVSEVLPNSGSAKAGVKSGDVIVSLNDKPLSSFAELRSRIATTEPGAKVKLGLIREGKPMDVEVTLDKSTSSSASAELIAPTLQGATLSDGQLKDGTKGITVDTVEKSSPAAQAGLHQDDVIIGVNRTRVQSIAEMRKVLENKPSVIALQIMRGNESIYILLR, encoded by the coding sequence ATGAAGAAAAAAAACCAGCTGTTGAGCGCTTTAGCGTTAAGTGTCGGGTTATCTCTCTCGGCGTCCTTCCCCGCCGGCGCGGCTCTGCCTTCGCAGGTGCCGGGACAAGCCGCCATTCCTAGCCTTGCACCGATGCTTGAGAAAGTGCTGCCTGCCGTGGTCAGCGTCCAAGTGGAAGGAACAGCGCGGCAAAGCCAGCGCGTGCCTGAAGAACTGAAGAAATATTTTGGCGATGACGCGCCCGACCAGCAGGCCCAGCCTTTCGAAGGCCTGGGCTCAGGAGTCATCATTGATGCCGCCAAGGGCTATGTGCTGACCAATAACCACGTCATCAACCAGGCGGATAAAATCAGTATCCAGCTGAATGACGGACGCGAATTTGACGCCAAACTGATTGGCGGCGATGACCAGAGCGACATTGCGCTACTGCAGGTGCAAAACCCAAGCAACCTGAAGCAAATTACGATAGCGGACTCCGATGCCCTGCGGGTCGGTGATTTTGCCGTTGCGGTCGGAAACCCGTTCGGTCTGGGCCAGACGGCTACCTCCGGCATTATCTCCGCCCTGGGGCGCAGCGGCCTGAACCTCGAAGGGCTGGAAAACTTTATTCAGACCGACGCGTCGATCAACCGCGGCAACTCCGGCGGCGCGCTGCTAAACCTGAACGGTGAGCTGATTGGCATTAACACCGCCATCCTCGCACCCGGCGGCGGCAGCATCGGGATTGGCTTTGCCATTCCGAGCAATATGGCGAAAACCCTGTCTCAACAGCTCATTCAGTTTGGTGAAGTCAAACGTGGTCTGCTGGGTATCAAAGGAATGGAGATGAGCGCGGATATCGCCAAAGCGTTCAAGCTCAACGTCCAGCGCGGCGCGTTTGTCAGTGAAGTGCTGCCAAACTCGGGTTCAGCTAAAGCAGGCGTAAAATCCGGTGACGTGATTGTGAGCCTTAACGATAAGCCGCTGAGCAGCTTCGCAGAATTACGCTCGCGGATTGCCACCACGGAACCGGGCGCTAAGGTGAAGCTGGGCCTGATCCGCGAGGGTAAGCCGATGGACGTCGAAGTGACGCTGGATAAGAGTACCTCTTCCTCTGCCAGCGCTGAGCTGATTGCCCCAACGCTGCAAGGCGCAACGCTGAGTGACGGCCAGCTCAAAGACGGCACCAAAGGCATTACCGTTGACACCGTCGAGAAGAGTAGCCCTGCCGCGCAGGCGGGACTGCATCAGGACGACGTTATCATCGGCGTAAACCGTACTCGCGTGCAATCTATCGCAGAGATGCGCAAGGTGCTGGAGAATAAACCGTCGGTCATTGCCCTGCAGATAATGCGCGGCAACGAATCTATCTATATCTTACTGCGCTAA
- the degS gene encoding outer membrane-stress sensor serine endopeptidase DegS, whose translation MLLKLFRSIAIGLIVAGLLLVAMPSLRQFNKLTAPQFDSTDETPATYNQAVRRAAPAVVNVYNRGLNSSAHNQLEIRTLGSGVIMDDRGYIITNKHVINDADQIIVALQDGRVFEALLVGSDSLTDLAVLKINATGGLPTIPINRKRTPHIGDVVLAIGNPYNLGQTITQGIISATGRIGLNPSGRQNFLQTDASINHGNSGGALVNSLGELMGINTLSFDKSNDGETPEGIGFAIPFQLATKIMDKLIRDGRVIRGYIGIGGREIAPMHSQGGGIDQIQGIVVNEVSPGGPAANAGIQVNDVIVSVNGTPAVSALETMDQVAEIRPGSIIPVEVMRNDKKLTIQVTIQEYPATN comes from the coding sequence ATGCTTTTAAAGCTCTTTCGTTCCATTGCCATCGGTTTGATTGTTGCTGGCCTGCTGTTAGTGGCTATGCCGTCTTTACGCCAGTTCAACAAGCTGACGGCTCCCCAGTTTGACAGCACGGATGAAACGCCAGCCACCTATAATCAGGCTGTACGCCGTGCCGCACCCGCCGTGGTTAACGTCTATAACCGCGGCCTTAACAGCTCAGCGCATAACCAGCTGGAGATCCGCACGCTCGGTTCCGGCGTAATTATGGACGATCGCGGCTACATCATTACCAACAAGCACGTCATCAACGATGCCGATCAGATTATCGTCGCCTTACAGGACGGTCGCGTGTTTGAGGCCTTACTGGTGGGTTCCGACAGCCTGACAGATCTCGCGGTGCTGAAAATTAACGCTACGGGCGGCCTGCCGACCATCCCGATTAACCGCAAGCGGACGCCACACATTGGCGACGTGGTACTGGCTATCGGTAACCCCTATAACCTGGGCCAAACCATCACTCAGGGGATCATCAGCGCTACCGGTCGAATCGGGCTGAATCCGTCCGGGCGGCAGAACTTCCTGCAGACCGATGCGTCGATCAACCACGGTAACTCCGGCGGCGCGCTGGTCAACTCGCTGGGCGAGCTGATGGGGATCAACACCCTCTCGTTCGATAAAAGCAATGACGGCGAGACGCCGGAAGGGATTGGCTTTGCTATTCCCTTCCAGCTGGCCACCAAGATTATGGACAAGCTGATCCGCGATGGCCGCGTGATCCGTGGCTACATTGGTATCGGTGGACGCGAGATTGCCCCAATGCACTCGCAGGGCGGCGGCATCGATCAGATCCAGGGAATTGTGGTTAACGAAGTGTCGCCTGGCGGCCCGGCAGCTAACGCGGGTATTCAGGTTAATGACGTCATCGTGTCGGTCAACGGTACGCCAGCTGTCTCTGCACTTGAGACAATGGACCAGGTGGCCGAAATTCGTCCGGGTTCAATCATCCCTGTCGAAGTCATGCGTAACGATAAGAAGCTGACGATTCAGGTGACGATCCAGGAATACCCGGCGACAAACTGA
- the zapG gene encoding Z-ring associated protein ZapG, producing MTWEYALIGLVVGVVIGAVAMRFGNRKLRQQQSLQYELEKNKAELEEYREELVSHFARSAELLDNMATDYRQLYQHMAKSSSSLLPELTAETNPFRNRLADSEAGNDQAPVQMPRDYSDGASGLLRGGAKRD from the coding sequence ATGACCTGGGAATATGCGCTAATCGGTTTAGTCGTCGGCGTCGTCATCGGTGCTGTGGCCATGCGTTTCGGTAACCGCAAATTGCGTCAGCAGCAGTCACTGCAGTATGAGCTGGAAAAAAACAAGGCCGAGCTGGAAGAATACCGCGAAGAGCTGGTCAGCCACTTTGCCCGTAGCGCCGAGCTGCTGGACAACATGGCGACGGATTATCGCCAGCTGTATCAACACATGGCAAAAAGCTCAAGCAGCCTGCTGCCGGAATTGACAGCGGAGACCAACCCGTTCCGCAACCGTCTGGCAGACTCTGAAGCCGGCAACGATCAGGCTCCGGTTCAGATGCCACGTGACTATTCTGACGGCGCATCCGGCCTGCTGCGCGGTGGCGCAAAACGCGATTAA
- a CDS encoding NAD-dependent succinate-semialdehyde dehydrogenase produces the protein MTTQALQDHILFQNGYLVNGIWKTLDTTFDVLNPATGETIAKVAKAGKAETEEAIAAATNAFPAWRAKTAKERSAILYRWYELIIENKSWLGRLMTTEQGKPLKEAEGEVEYAASFIQWFAEQAKRANGEIIPPIKPGSRILATREPVGVVAAITPWNFPMAMLTRKLGPALAAGCTGVIKPANNTPLSAFALLTLAKQAGVPDGVLNAVAGNTQEISDAIMASRDVRKISFTGSTSVGKTLVRNAAETMKKVSMELGGNAPYIVFEDADIDAAVKGAIANKFRNAGQVCVSVNRFYIQETVYDKFVNQLADAVKALKVGNGLEEGVVVGPLIESSAVDKVREHVDDAVAKGATVLAGGEPHSLGGNFWTPTVLGDCHEGMKLAEEETFGPVAACFRFTSEDEVIMRANNTPFGLAAYFYTQNLSRVFRVSQAIESGMIGINECAVSTELGPFGGVKESGLGREGSVLGLDEFLEVKTLHIGGL, from the coding sequence ATGACTACCCAGGCTCTTCAGGACCATATTCTTTTTCAGAACGGATATCTGGTTAACGGCATCTGGAAAACGCTCGACACGACGTTTGATGTCCTAAACCCGGCCACGGGCGAGACGATCGCAAAGGTGGCGAAGGCCGGTAAAGCCGAAACCGAAGAGGCCATTGCCGCCGCGACCAATGCCTTTCCCGCATGGCGTGCTAAAACCGCTAAAGAGCGTTCGGCGATCCTCTACCGCTGGTATGAGCTGATTATCGAAAATAAAAGCTGGCTTGGGCGGCTAATGACCACCGAGCAAGGTAAACCTCTGAAAGAAGCCGAGGGCGAAGTTGAATACGCGGCGAGCTTTATTCAGTGGTTTGCCGAACAGGCCAAGCGTGCCAACGGCGAGATCATTCCGCCGATCAAACCCGGCTCCCGCATTCTGGCTACCCGTGAACCTGTCGGGGTCGTTGCTGCCATTACGCCGTGGAACTTCCCGATGGCGATGCTCACCCGCAAGCTTGGCCCGGCACTGGCTGCCGGCTGCACGGGGGTCATTAAACCCGCGAACAACACGCCGCTCAGCGCCTTCGCGCTGCTGACGCTGGCGAAACAGGCCGGCGTACCGGATGGCGTCCTCAACGCGGTGGCGGGCAATACCCAGGAAATCAGCGACGCCATCATGGCCAGCCGCGACGTGCGTAAAATCTCATTTACCGGGTCAACCTCCGTGGGCAAAACGCTGGTGCGCAATGCTGCAGAGACAATGAAAAAAGTCTCGATGGAGCTGGGAGGAAACGCTCCGTATATCGTCTTTGAAGACGCGGATATTGATGCCGCTGTTAAAGGGGCGATTGCCAACAAATTCCGCAATGCCGGACAGGTATGCGTCAGCGTTAACCGCTTTTATATTCAGGAAACGGTTTACGACAAGTTTGTGAATCAGCTGGCTGATGCGGTGAAGGCGCTGAAAGTCGGCAACGGGCTGGAGGAGGGCGTGGTGGTTGGCCCGCTGATTGAATCTTCGGCCGTCGATAAAGTGCGTGAGCATGTTGACGATGCCGTTGCCAAAGGCGCGACCGTGCTTGCCGGAGGCGAACCGCACTCGCTTGGCGGCAACTTCTGGACGCCAACGGTGCTGGGCGACTGCCACGAAGGCATGAAGCTGGCGGAAGAAGAAACCTTTGGCCCCGTTGCCGCCTGCTTCCGCTTCACCTCGGAAGATGAGGTGATTATGCGCGCCAATAATACGCCTTTCGGGCTGGCGGCCTACTTCTATACGCAAAACCTGTCGCGCGTATTCCGCGTCTCGCAGGCCATTGAGAGCGGGATGATTGGTATCAACGAGTGTGCGGTATCAACGGAGCTGGGGCCATTTGGCGGGGTGAAAGAGTCCGGGCTGGGCCGCGAAGGTTCTGTACTGGGGCTGGACGAGTTTCTGGAAGTCAAAACCCTGCATATCGGGGGATTATAA
- the mdh gene encoding malate dehydrogenase, producing the protein MKVAVLGAAGGIGQALALLLKTQLPSGSELSLYDIAPVTPGVAVDLSHIPTAVKIKGFSGEDARPALQGADVVLISAGVARKPGMDRSDLFNVNAGIVKNLVQQIAETSPKACIGIITNPVNTTVAIAAEVLKKAGVYDKNKLFGVTTLDIIRSNTFVAELKGKLPTEVEVPVIGGHSGVTILPLLSQIPGVSFTEQEVADLTKRIQNAGTEVVEAKAGGGSATLSMGQAAARFGLSLVRALQGEKGVVECAYVEGDGEHARFFSQPLLLGKNGVEERQSIGKLSAFEQNAMEGMLDTLKKDITLGEEFVNK; encoded by the coding sequence ATGAAAGTCGCAGTCCTCGGCGCTGCTGGTGGTATCGGCCAGGCGCTTGCCCTACTACTGAAAACCCAACTGCCTTCAGGCTCAGAACTCTCCCTGTACGATATTGCTCCGGTAACCCCAGGCGTGGCGGTTGACCTGAGCCACATCCCAACGGCTGTGAAAATCAAAGGCTTCTCCGGTGAAGATGCGCGTCCTGCGCTGCAGGGTGCTGACGTTGTGCTGATTTCCGCAGGCGTGGCGCGTAAACCTGGTATGGATCGTTCCGACCTGTTTAACGTCAACGCAGGCATCGTGAAAAACCTGGTGCAGCAGATCGCTGAAACCAGCCCGAAAGCCTGCATCGGCATCATTACCAACCCGGTGAACACCACCGTTGCTATCGCAGCTGAAGTGCTGAAGAAAGCCGGTGTTTACGACAAGAACAAACTGTTCGGCGTGACCACGCTGGATATCATCCGCTCCAACACCTTCGTGGCCGAGCTGAAAGGCAAGCTGCCAACTGAGGTTGAAGTGCCTGTTATCGGTGGTCACTCTGGCGTGACGATCCTGCCTCTGCTTTCGCAGATCCCAGGCGTGAGCTTCACCGAGCAGGAAGTGGCCGACCTGACTAAACGCATCCAGAACGCGGGTACCGAAGTGGTCGAAGCGAAGGCGGGTGGCGGTTCAGCAACCCTGTCTATGGGCCAGGCGGCTGCACGTTTCGGTCTGTCTCTGGTTCGCGCTCTGCAGGGCGAGAAAGGCGTTGTTGAATGCGCTTACGTTGAAGGCGACGGCGAACACGCTCGCTTCTTCTCTCAGCCGCTGCTGCTGGGCAAAAACGGTGTTGAAGAGCGTCAGTCCATTGGCAAGCTGAGCGCGTTTGAACAAAACGCGATGGAAGGCATGCTGGATACGCTGAAGAAAGATATCACTCTGGGCGAAGAGTTCGTTAACAAGTAA
- the yhcN gene encoding peroxide/acid stress response protein YhcN yields MKIKTTVAALSVLSVLSFGAFAADSINADQAQSRQAIGTVSVGAIGTSPMDMHEMLNKKAEEQGASSYRIIEARTGDHWHATAELYK; encoded by the coding sequence ATGAAAATCAAAACTACTGTAGCAGCGCTGAGCGTTCTGTCCGTCCTGTCATTCGGTGCTTTCGCAGCGGATTCCATCAACGCCGATCAGGCACAGTCGCGTCAGGCAATCGGTACGGTATCTGTAGGTGCGATCGGTACGTCACCGATGGATATGCACGAGATGCTGAACAAGAAAGCGGAAGAACAGGGTGCGTCATCTTATCGCATCATTGAAGCGCGTACCGGTGACCACTGGCACGCTACCGCCGAACTGTACAAATAA
- the zapE gene encoding cell division protein ZapE produces the protein MQNLSPASRYQHALNEGSHQPDDVQREAVNRLDSIYQALTAQPAEAVQSGGLKAAFGRLLGKKEPQATTPARGLYMWGGVGRGKTWLMDMFYQSLPGTRKQRLHFHRFMLRVHEELTALQGKSDPLEIVADRFKAETDVLCFDEFFVSDITDAMLLGGLMKALFARGITLVATSNIPPDDLYRNGLQRARFLPAIDAIKQYCDIMNVDAGVDYRLRTLTQAHLWLSPLNAETTNQMDKLWLALAGAKRENAPELEINHRSLQTLGVENQTLAVSFATLCVDARSQHDYIALSRLFHTVMLLDVPVMTPLMESEARRFIALVDEFYERHVKLVVSAAVPLYEVYQGERLKFEFQRCLSRLQEMQSEEYLKREHMP, from the coding sequence ATGCAAAATCTGTCCCCCGCATCGCGATATCAACATGCCCTGAATGAGGGTTCACATCAGCCTGATGACGTTCAGCGTGAGGCGGTTAATCGTCTGGATTCAATTTACCAGGCGCTTACCGCACAACCCGCAGAAGCCGTGCAAAGCGGAGGGCTGAAAGCGGCGTTCGGACGCTTGCTTGGCAAAAAAGAGCCGCAGGCCACCACTCCCGCTCGCGGCTTATATATGTGGGGCGGCGTTGGACGCGGTAAAACCTGGCTGATGGATATGTTCTATCAGAGCCTGCCGGGGACGCGGAAGCAGCGTCTGCATTTCCACCGCTTTATGTTACGCGTTCACGAGGAGCTGACGGCGCTGCAGGGTAAAAGCGATCCGCTGGAGATTGTGGCCGACCGCTTTAAGGCCGAAACGGACGTACTTTGCTTTGACGAATTTTTTGTTTCCGATATTACCGACGCTATGCTGCTGGGCGGGCTGATGAAAGCGCTGTTTGCGCGTGGCATCACCCTGGTGGCGACGTCAAACATTCCGCCGGACGATCTGTATCGCAATGGCCTGCAGCGCGCGCGTTTCCTGCCAGCCATTGATGCTATCAAACAGTACTGTGACATTATGAACGTTGATGCCGGCGTGGATTACCGTCTGCGCACGCTGACCCAGGCCCACCTGTGGCTTTCGCCGTTGAACGCTGAAACGACAAATCAGATGGATAAGCTGTGGCTGGCGCTGGCGGGTGCAAAACGTGAGAACGCCCCAGAGCTTGAAATCAACCATCGTTCATTACAGACGCTGGGCGTAGAGAACCAAACCCTGGCCGTCTCCTTTGCAACGCTTTGCGTGGATGCCCGCAGCCAGCACGACTACATTGCGCTTTCGCGACTGTTCCACACCGTGATGCTGCTGGATGTCCCGGTGATGACGCCCCTGATGGAGAGCGAAGCGCGGCGTTTTATCGCTCTGGTGGATGAATTTTATGAGCGCCACGTTAAGCTGGTGGTCAGTGCAGCCGTTCCTTTATATGAGGTGTACCAGGGCGAGCGGCTTAAATTTGAGTTCCAGCGCTGCCTGTCACGCCTGCAGGAGATGCAGAGCGAAGAGTACCTCAAGCGCGAGCATATGCCATAA
- the argR gene encoding transcriptional regulator ArgR, giving the protein MRSSSKQEELVKAFKALLKEEKFSSQGEIVQALQEQGFENINQSKVSRMLTKFGAVRTRNAKMEMVYCLPAELGVPTTSSPLKNLVLDIDYNDAVVVIHTSPGAAQLIARLLDSLGKAEGILGTIAGDDTIFTTPANGFSVKDLYEAILVLFEQEL; this is encoded by the coding sequence ATGCGAAGCTCGTCTAAGCAAGAAGAATTAGTGAAAGCGTTTAAAGCGCTACTCAAAGAAGAGAAATTCAGTTCTCAGGGAGAAATTGTTCAGGCGTTGCAGGAACAAGGCTTCGAAAACATTAACCAGTCGAAAGTCTCCCGCATGTTAACCAAGTTTGGCGCGGTGCGTACCCGTAACGCCAAAATGGAAATGGTCTATTGCCTGCCAGCTGAACTTGGCGTGCCGACCACCTCCAGCCCGCTGAAGAATCTGGTTCTGGATATCGACTACAACGACGCGGTTGTCGTGATCCACACGAGTCCAGGTGCCGCGCAGCTGATTGCCCGCCTGCTTGACTCCCTGGGTAAAGCAGAAGGTATTCTCGGCACTATCGCCGGGGATGACACCATCTTTACCACTCCGGCGAACGGTTTCTCCGTAAAAGATCTCTACGAAGCGATTCTGGTTCTGTTCGAACAGGAACTGTAA